In a single window of the Mesoplodon densirostris isolate mMesDen1 chromosome 18, mMesDen1 primary haplotype, whole genome shotgun sequence genome:
- the HASPIN gene encoding serine/threonine-protein kinase haspin: MAASLRRPGSRLFRTYGVAGGGGPRRRPGQAAVQWFPPQDQKRFFSSSSSDASGGGPSQSVVSDDPDDPDFPGSPVGQRRRRARGRLSKDRPSLTATPRRLRLRARCPQKCSTPCGPLGPPPFPNGHPGLLSPDLSVCGQPRDGGEQGTSASLFSSPASPGPGSPAPGGSISTDLSAFLDAASEAPSGLHLPEASLDQEPLPCPQEAETAGGRLTRLAHQARASLRSALCSFLDSGNPEDSELGLDGKNMRESCCDRELAGRRLESPGSHSAGKQRATDQDSAREAGSQEAVHIEYGEARGCKGGMAPGKSNRPERTGPSRKRKYQETAETSLHHHHQFKKGQKMEKDSFVTQDLTRLQNACSWTKARASFSFHKKKMVTAVSKVCSVYTTASSLSESLISEYSHLPVTNRTNSALYPWHFSSMYLLTPLKTLHATDKKASDAEKVYGECSQEGPIPFSDCLSSEKLECCEKIGEGVFGEVFQTVANHTPVALKIIAIEGQKLVNGAHQKTFEEILPEIIISKELSLLSDEVRNRTEGFIGLNSVHCVQGSYPPLLLQAWDRYNSTKGSANDRPDFFEEDQLFIVLEFEFGGIDLEQMRTKLSSIVTAKSILHQITASLAVAEASLNFEHRDLHWGNVLLKKTSLKELHYTLNGKTSSIPTRGLQVNIIDYTLSRLERDGIVVFCDISMDQDLFTGEGDYQFEIYRLMRKENNNCWDEYHPYNNVLWLHYLTDKILKQMTFKTKGNTPALKQMRRKIKYFHQTMLNFSSATDLLCKHSLFK, translated from the coding sequence ATGGCGGCGTCACTCCGGCGACCCGGGAGTCGGCTCTTCCGAACGTATGGGGTAGCTGGCGGCGGGGGGCCGCGGCGGCGTCCGGGCCAGGCAGCGGTGCAGTGGTTCCCGCCGCAAGACCAGAAGCGTTTCTTCAGCAGCAGTAGCAGCGACGCCAGCGGCGGCGGCCCCTCGCAGTCTGTCGTCTCCGACGATCCTGACGACCCCGACTTCCCCGGCAGCCCGGTGGGTCAGCGGCGGAGGCGCGCTCGCGGCCGACTCTCCAAGGACCGGCCGAGTCTGACCGCGACCCCAAGACGCCTGAGGCTGCGAGCGCGGTGCCCGCAGAAGTGCAGCACCCCCTGCGGCCCGCTCGGACCGCCGCCCTTCCCCAACGGCCACCCGGGCCTCCTGAGCCCGGACCTCAGTGTGTGCGGCCAGCCCAGGGACGGCGGCGAGCAGGGCACCAGTGCCTCCCTGTTTAGTTCTCCGGCCTCTCCCGGCCCCGGGTCCCCTGCGCCAGGAGGCAGCATCTCTACCGACCTCTCCGCCTTTCTGGATGCAGCCTCTGAAGCTCCGAGCGGCCTCCACCTCCCAGAAGCCTCCCTGGACCAGGAACCTCTCCCCTGTCCCCAGGAGGCGGAGACAGCAGGAGGCAGGCTCACCAGGTTGGCCCACCAAGCCCGTGCCAGCCTCAGGTCAGCTCTCTGTAGCTTTTTGGACTCAGGAAATCCTGAGGATTCTGAGCTTGGGCTAGACGGGAAGAATATGCGGGAGTCCTGCTGTGACAGGGAACTGGCGGGGAGGAGGCTGGAGAGCCCAGGTTCACACAGCGCGGGTAAGCAGAGGGCCACGGACCAGGACTCCGCTCGAGAGGCTGGGTCTCAGGAGGCTGTCCACATAGAATACGGGGAGGCCCGTGGGTGCAAGGGCGGTATGGCGCCTGGGAAAAGCAACAGGCCTGAGAGAACCGGGCCAAGCCGGAAAAGGAAGTATCAAGAGACGGCAGAAACCTccctccaccatcaccaccagttTAAAAAAggccaaaagatggaaaaagattcATTTGTCACCCAAGACCTGACTCGTTTACAGAATGCCTGCTCTTGGACCAAAGCCAGGGCCTCTTTCAGCTTCCACAAGAAGAAGATGGTGACCGCCGTGTCAAAAGTGTGCAGTGTCTACACCACTGCCAGTTCTCTCTCTGAGTCCCTCATATCAGAATATTCACACCTTCCTGTCACAAACAGAACAAACAGTGCCCTGTACCCTTGGCACTTCTCCTCCATGTATTTGCTCACCCCCTTAAAGACACTACATGCCACAGACAAAAAGGCATCCGATGCAGAAAAGGTTTATGGAGAATGCAGTCAGGAGGGTCCTATCCCCTTCAGCGACTGCCTTTCCTCAGAAAAACTGGAATGCTGTGAGAAGATTGGGGAAGGGGTGTTTGGCGAAGtgtttcaaacagttgctaaccACACACCTGTAGCCCTAAAAATCATTGCTATTGAAGGACAGAAGTTAGTCAATGGAGCTCATCAGAAAACTTTTGAGGAAATCCTGCCAGAGATCATCATCTCCAAAGAGTTGAGCCTCTTGTCTGATGAGGTACGCAACCGTACAGAAGGCTTCATTGGGCTGAACTCAGTACACTGTGTTCAAGGATCTTACCCTCCCTTGCTCCTCCAGGCCTGGGATCGCTATAATTCAACCAAAGGGTCTGCAAATGACCGGCCTGACTTTTTTGAGGAAGACCAGCTCTTCATCGTGCTGGAATTTGAGTTTGGAGGGATCGACTTAGAGCAAATGAGAACGAAACTGTCCTCCATCGTCACTGCAAAGAGCATTCTGCACCAGATCACTGCGTCCCTTGCAGTGGCAGAGGCATCGCTGAACTTTGAGCACCGAGATTTGCACTGGGGGAACGTGCTCTTAAAGAAAACCAGCCTCAAAGAGCTCCACTACACTCTCAATGGGAAGACGAGCTCCATCCCCACCCGAGGGCTACAGGTCAACATCATCGACTACACCCTGTCACGCTTGGAGCGGGACGGGATCGTGGTTTTCTGTGACATTTCCATGGACCAAGACCTGTTTACAGGAGAAGGTGACTACCAGTTTGAGATCTACAGGCtgatgaggaaggaaaacaacaaCTGCTGGGACGAATATCACCCCTATAACAACGTGCTCTGGCTACACTACCTCACAGATAAGATCCTGAAACAAATGACCTTCAAGACCAAAGGTAACACCCCTGCCTTGAAGCAAATGAGGAGAAAGATCAAGTATTTCCATCAGACTATGTTGAACTTCAGCTCTGCCACAGACCTGCTCTGCAAGCACAGTCTGTTTAAGTAA